GTCCTTGTCGAATGGCTTGTTGCGGGGGTCCGCCGGCATCGAAATCGCCACGCCTCCTTGGCGGAGCGCAGAGGGGGGCACAGCGCACTCTCCGGCTGCCCTTGGATGACAACCGGGCGCTCCGGTGCGCGAAAACAGTGGGGAAACGCTAGTCGCGTTCGCTCATCGTGTCAAGGGTAAACACCGCCTGCCGCGCTCCACGGCCGGGTCCGAAGGCCTTCGGTCCTCACCAGATCTTGCACACCTTGTCCGCCGGCTTGACCATGGGGTCGCCAGCCTTGCAGGCGAAGGCCTGGCCGAACTCCGGCATGTTCACCACCACCCCGTTGATGCGGTACTCTCCCGGCGAGTGCGGATTGGTGACCGCGTTGACGCGCTTGTTCTCGTCGCGCTCGTTGTTGCAGTCCCACTGCGCGTAGCCGACAAAAAAACGCTGTTCGGGCGTAAGACCGTCGCGCGATTCGAGCTGTGCGTTCCTGGTCTTTTCCTTCCACGCATCCCACGCCAGGATGACCCCGGCCAGATCGGCGATGTCCTCGCCTGCGGTGAGGTTGCCGTTGATCTTGATGTCGTCCACGATGACGTACTGTGAGTACTGGTCGATGACGCAGGCGGCGCGTTCGCGGAACTTCTTGTCGTCTTCCGCCGTCCACCAGTCTTTCAGGTTGCCCTGGGCGTCGAACTGCCGGCCTTCATCGTCAAAGCCGTGGATGAGCTCGTGTCCGATGGTGGCGCCGGTGTTCCCGTAGTTGGGCGCGTCATCGAGCTTGGCATCGTAGAGCGGCGGCTGCAGGACGCCGGCGGAGAAGTTGATGTCGTTCATCTGCGGGTTGTAGTAGGCGTTGACGGTGGGCGGCGTCATGAACCACTCCCCGCGGTCCAGCGGCTTGCCGATGCGGTCGAGCTGCCGCTTGTTCTCGAACAGCGTGGCCCGCTCGACGTTGCCGAAGTAGTCGCCGCGCTCCACCCGCACCGAGCTGTAGTCGCGCCACTTGTCCGGGTAGCCGATCTTGTTGACCATGGTGCGCAGCTTGGTCAGCGCCTGCTGCTTGGTTTCCGGGCTCATCCAGTCCAGGTCCTTCAGGCGCACCTCCATGTCCGCCTGGATGCGCTTCACCATCTCCAGCGCGTCCGCCTTGAGTTGCGGACTGAAGGCGCGCGCCACGTAGGCCTGCCCCAGCGCTTCGCCCAGGTCGTTGTCCACCCGGCGGACGCAGGTCTTCCAGCGCGGCGGCGGCTCCTGCACTCCGCGCAGATACCGCCGGTAGAAGTTGAAGTTCTCCTCGCGGAACGGCTTGGAGAGCAATTGCGCCTGGCTGCGCACAGCGTGCCAGCGCAGGTAGGTCTTCCAGTCGTCCAGGCTGTGCGACTTGATCTGGTTCTCCAGTTCGGCGACGAACGCCGGGTGCTGCACATTGAGCTCTTTCAGTCCCGGCAGCCCGCTGCCGGCGAAGTACCCCTGCCAGCCGAAACTGGGCGCGCTCTGCTCCAGTTCTCCTACTTTGAGCTTGTGGTAGTTCTTGTAGGGATCGCGGCGCTCCACCCGCGTCAGCGAAGCTTTGGCCAGCGCGCTCTCAATGGCCGTCACGGTTTCCGCCCCGGCCTTGGCCTTTTCCGGCGCATCCCCGAGCAGTTCGAACATCTTCTGCACGTGTTCCAGGTACTTGGCCCGGATCTCCGGGAACTTGCCGTCGTCCTTCACGTAGTAGTCCCGGTCGGGCAGGCCCAGGCCGCCCTGATACACCGCGGCGATGTACTGCGTGGAGTCCTTGGCGTCCTGCTCGGAAAAGAAGTTGAACATGCCCGCGCCGCCGTTCATGTGCTCGCGTGCCAGCACGCCGGCGATCTGTTCTTTCGACGACATCTTTGCGATGGCATCCAGCGAAGGTTGAAGCGGCGCCGCGCCACGCTTGTCGATGGCGCTCTCATCCATGCAGGCGGAAAAGAAATCGCCGATCTGCGCCTCCACCTTGGCGCGCTTGGGATCGGGCTTGGCGGCATCCTCGAGGATCCCCCACAGGAAGCGGAAGTTGTCGTCATTCAGCTTGCCGTAAACGCTCCACGCCGCCTGGTCGCCCGGAATGGGATTCTTCTTCTCCCAGCCGGCGCAGGAGAATTTGTAGAAGTCCACGCACGGGTTCACGCTGCGGTCCATGGCGCTGACGTCGAGGCTGGGGATGTAGGGGAGCGCCTTCAGCGGAGTCTCCGGGGGAGTGTCCGCTTTCTTTTCCGGCGCTGTGCTTTGAGCAAGAAGTTGAGACGAGCAGAAGAGCAGGGCGACAAGAAGTCTTACGATTCGCATGGCAATCGTCCGTTCGAGGAAGAGTTTGAGGCCGCCAAACACCATCGGCAGGAAGGCATTGTTTCACGAACCGCGCGTGAAACCCAACCGCGGCCAGAGCGAATCACATCACTTCGCGCCTTCCGTCTCCTCGGTGGCTTCCTCTTCCGCCTTCCTCGGTCTCAGCAGCGGGAACAGGATGACGTCGCGGATGGATTTCGAATCGGTCAGCAGCATGGTCAGCCGGTCGATGCCGACCCCGTATCCTGCCGCGGGCGGCAGCCCGTAGCCCAGCGCGCGGACGTAATCTTCGTCCATGACGTGGGCTTCTTCGTCGCCTTTCGTGCGTTGCGCCAGTTGCATCTCGAAGCGGCGACGCTGATCCTCGGGGTCGTTCAGCTCGCTGAAGGCGTTGCCGCACTCCAGCCGCCCGATGAACACCTCGAAGCGCTCCACCCAGTCGGGCTCGTCGCGCTTGATCTTGGAAAGCGGCGAGACTTCGACGGGGAAGTCATAGATGATGGTGGGCTGCACCAGGTGTACCTCGCACACCGCGGCGAACAGGTCGGCGATGACCTTGCCCGCCGGCGCATCCGGATCGTAGGGCATGTGCGCATGCGCGGCGTTGAAGCGCTGCACCAGCCGGCCCACCGATTCCGCCGCCGCGAAGTCGCTCATCTCCGGCTTCGCGCCCGCCGTTTCCGGCCAGTACCGGATGATGGCCTCGCGCATGCTCAGCCGCTGCCATTTGCCGAAGTCGATCTCCTCGCCCTGGTAGGTCACACGCGTGGAGCCGGTGGCTTCCTGCGCCACGAACGGGAACATCTCCTCGGTCAGGTCCATCAGGTCTTTGTAATCGGCATAGGCCTGGTAGAACTCGAGCATGGTGAACTCGGGGTTGTGTTGCGTGGAGATGCCCTCGTTGCGGAAGTTGCGGTTGATCTCGTAGACGCGCTCCAGTCCGCCCACCACCAGCCGCTTCAGGTAGAGTTCGGGCGCGATGCGCAGGTACAGGTCGAGATCGAGCGCGTTGTGATGCGTGATGAATGGGCGCGCCACTGCGCCGCCCGCGATGGGCTGCATCATCGGCGTTTCCACTTCCACGAACCCGCGCGCATCGAAGAACTTGCGCAGCGCCTGCACGATCTTGCTGCGCTTCAGGAAGACCTCGCGCACTTCCGGATTCATCACCAGGTCGAGATACCGCCGCCGGTACCGCAGCTCCACGTCCTGCAAGCCGTGCCATTTTTCCGGTAGCGGCAACAGGTCTTTCACCAGCAGCGCCACCTCGTCCACGTGCACGGTCAGCTCCCCGGTCCGGGTCCGGAACAGGTAGCCGCGGACGCCCACCACGTCGCCGATATCCAGCAACTGGAAGAGCGCGAAGCCCTTCTCGCCCACCGCGTCTTTCTTCACGTAGATCTGC
This Terriglobales bacterium DNA region includes the following protein-coding sequences:
- the lysS gene encoding lysine--tRNA ligase; translation: MSLDEKIYELRREKLKQIEALGFVCYPYRFETTHTLPQILDTYSAKAAEELEKPRVEVKIAGRIMALRLMGKAAFAHLQQDGRRLQIYVKKDAVGEKGFALFQLLDIGDVVGVRGYLFRTRTGELTVHVDEVALLVKDLLPLPEKWHGLQDVELRYRRRYLDLVMNPEVREVFLKRSKIVQALRKFFDARGFVEVETPMMQPIAGGAVARPFITHHNALDLDLYLRIAPELYLKRLVVGGLERVYEINRNFRNEGISTQHNPEFTMLEFYQAYADYKDLMDLTEEMFPFVAQEATGSTRVTYQGEEIDFGKWQRLSMREAIIRYWPETAGAKPEMSDFAAAESVGRLVQRFNAAHAHMPYDPDAPAGKVIADLFAAVCEVHLVQPTIIYDFPVEVSPLSKIKRDEPDWVERFEVFIGRLECGNAFSELNDPEDQRRRFEMQLAQRTKGDEEAHVMDEDYVRALGYGLPPAAGYGVGIDRLTMLLTDSKSIRDVILFPLLRPRKAEEEATEETEGAK
- a CDS encoding M13 family metallopeptidase yields the protein MRIVRLLVALLFCSSQLLAQSTAPEKKADTPPETPLKALPYIPSLDVSAMDRSVNPCVDFYKFSCAGWEKKNPIPGDQAAWSVYGKLNDDNFRFLWGILEDAAKPDPKRAKVEAQIGDFFSACMDESAIDKRGAAPLQPSLDAIAKMSSKEQIAGVLAREHMNGGAGMFNFFSEQDAKDSTQYIAAVYQGGLGLPDRDYYVKDDGKFPEIRAKYLEHVQKMFELLGDAPEKAKAGAETVTAIESALAKASLTRVERRDPYKNYHKLKVGELEQSAPSFGWQGYFAGSGLPGLKELNVQHPAFVAELENQIKSHSLDDWKTYLRWHAVRSQAQLLSKPFREENFNFYRRYLRGVQEPPPRWKTCVRRVDNDLGEALGQAYVARAFSPQLKADALEMVKRIQADMEVRLKDLDWMSPETKQQALTKLRTMVNKIGYPDKWRDYSSVRVERGDYFGNVERATLFENKRQLDRIGKPLDRGEWFMTPPTVNAYYNPQMNDINFSAGVLQPPLYDAKLDDAPNYGNTGATIGHELIHGFDDEGRQFDAQGNLKDWWTAEDDKKFRERAACVIDQYSQYVIVDDIKINGNLTAGEDIADLAGVILAWDAWKEKTRNAQLESRDGLTPEQRFFVGYAQWDCNNERDENKRVNAVTNPHSPGEYRINGVVVNMPEFGQAFACKAGDPMVKPADKVCKIW